Part of the Candidatus Thiothrix putei genome, CTTCCAGCATTCCCATCTGGTCACGGGTTTGTGCCATGACGCCATCGGGCAACTGGTGTTCAGGTTGAGCTAAGGGGTTTGAAACAGTTACCATAAAATCTATCTAAATCTATTCAAACTTTATCATTTTGGTTAGGTTTATAAAAGCGTAGTGCCGTTTATCCGTAAAAGATAGCAGCAAAAGCACGGATGACTAGACAACTATCACACCGTGCTGCATTCTGTTTGCCATGATCATCAGCCACAAAATCCGCCTTGACCCCAACCATAAGCAAGCGACGTACTTGGCGAAAGCCGCTGGTACAGCACGGTTCGCCTACAACTGGGCGTTGGCAGAATGGCAAACCCAATACGCCGCATGGAAAGACGATAACACCCAGCCAAAACCCAACCAAATGGGCTTGCGCCGCCAATTGAACGCCATCAAACGCGAACAATTCCCCTGGATGCTGGAAGTCACCAAAAACGCCCCGCAAATGGCGATTATCCAACTCGGTGCAGCTTTCAAGAACTTCTTTGCGGGGCGAGCCAAGTACCCGCAATTCAAAAAGAAAGGCAAAAGCCGCGACAGTTTCACCCTCACCAACGACCAGTTCAGCCTTGACGGTTGAGCCACTTGCAAAATTACATTTTCAGCGTGAACCTTCCTTCATCTGAAGGAAAAAAGAAGTGTGGGCTGCCGTTTTCGGCGATAATAGAAGCATCAAAACAACCATTAAGCCCACGCTATGAATTCTACCGAACGCGCCCTGATTGCACAACGCTGGAGTTTGCTGCAAATTGAAGTACTGCCTTGCTTCAATGATGCCTTTGGCACATTGACCCCCAAGCTTGAAAAGCTCATTCACGTACTGGAGCTGACGCGCATTGAAGATTTTGTGCGCTCTTTTCGTGATGGGTCTGGACGGCCAGCGACGGAGCGATCTTGGTTTGCCAATGCTTTTGTCGCCAAAAGCGTGCTCAATATTGTCAATACGCGAGCACTCATTGACCGGCTGCAAAACGATCGCGTAACTGTTCACGGAACAGCTCCCCTTAAGCGGCAAGAAATCCAGTAACCGGATTCAGTACTTGCGGTGGAGGAATCGGCAAACGCACCGTCACTGGTTTTTTGGTCAGTGCCTGCTGGCACGCCTGGCGGATAATTCGGTAAGCACTGACACCTAGGCGTTTGCAGGTTTCCACGATAGTCAGTATTAACGGGCGGAATTGGTCGCCCCGGAAAGATTGGCTGAAAAAACTGGTCTTACGCCAGATGACATAGGGGCGGATGGCACGTTCGGCGGCATTATTGGTCAGAGGAACACCGGGATGACGCAGAAATGTCCATAACATAAGCTCATCATCCAGTAAACGTTGGCACTGGTTGGCGGTTTTAGTGGGCTTATCAGGATGTTGTGCTTGCCGTAAGCCGCTACCTGCCAACAATGTCTGGCGGAAGGCTTCGCGGAGTTTATCCATGCGTTGCCGGTAGAGTCTGTCAGCGTAAGCGCCTGCGAGCCTGCGGTTATGTAAGTGGACAATCAGGCGTGCCAGACGCAGTAAACGTTTCCCTAAGATGCCTGCACGCCCGTAACGTTGTGCCATTTTTTTGAACTTGCGGATGATATGCGCCCAGCACAGTTGCCGCCGTTCAGTGGGGTGGTGGTTATAGCCGCCGTGCTGGTCGGTCACGAGTATGCCATCGAATGCACCCAACAATTCATCCGCTGCGCCTTTGCCGCGTGAGTAATGCGTCATGAAGTACACCACCTGTGGCGAACACATCACCCACAACCATTCACGTTCGCGCCCACGGTAGTGACTGGTTTCGTCCGCGTTTACCACCGGGCTGCTACGCACCGCTTCACCCGCCTGCGCATATAAAGGCGCTAACCAACCGCTGACGGGTGCAGTCGCTTCACTGATCGCACCGCTACTGAAGGATAACTGCCATTGTTCTTCCAGCAGTAACTGGATTTGCCGCGTGGATAGGCGGCAAGCCCCGTTCATCAGGGTAATCCAACTGATCAATCCTGCTCCCATCTGCCCACTGGGGACGTCTTCGGGCAACTCAGCTACCTGACGTTTCCCACAGCAAGTACACGTACCCGCATACAGGCGGTGTTCCGTTACATGGTAAGCGACTTCCGGCAGGTCAAACACCTGATGACGCTGGCTCGGTGTGGTTTCCATCGCCAGATGACCCCCACAACGGCAACAGCCTTCAGGATAATAGTGCTGGATAGCGTCCAGCCGCGATTCCTCCACTAAGGCACGTTCATGTTTGCTGTGCCCCGGCTGACCGCCGCGTTTTAGCGCGCTTTTAGGTTTGCGTTCGCGCTGGGCGCGTTGTTCGGGCGTGTCCCGTGAGGGTGGGTTAGAGGAGTTACTGGAGGAGTCATTCAGGCGTTCTTTTAGTTCTGTCAGTTCCGCTTCCAGTCGTTTGACCCGTGCTTGCAAAGCAACCACCAACGTCAGCAGATCACGGTTAAGCTGCTGGGAGGCTGCCAAATCGGTGGGCAACGCAATGTCGGTAAAATCGGTGGTGATGGTCAGATCGTTCATTCATCAAGCATAGCTCAAGCTGTGGCAGTTGCAAGCTCGTGAACAGTTACAACGATCGCTCCCTGCGACGCATCTGCGGGTTTCCCCTGACCAAGAAACTGCCTTCCGAATCCACCTTTTCACGTGCCTTCGCTGAATTTGCTGAACAGCGTTTAGCGGAACGTGTGCATGAAACGTTGGTGAAAACGTATTTGGGCGATGCGCTGATCGGCCACCTGTGTCGGGATTCAACAGCCATTGAGGCACGTGAACGGCCTGTTGCCGAGGAAAAGCCAAAGAAAAAACAAGGGCAAACACGGATTCAGCGCCAACGGGAACAGTCACTTCAGCAAGCACTCGATGAGATACCGGTTCAGTGTAACCGGGGGACGAAGAAGAATGCCCAAGGCTACAAGCACAGTTGGAACGGCTACAAACTGCATATCGATACCGCCGATTGTGGTGTCCCGATAGCAGCCATTCTGTCTTCCGCCTCCTTTCACGACAGCGGGGCAGCCATCCCACTCTCTCAAATCAGTGCCCAACGTGTCACCAGTCTCTACGACCTGATGGATGCGGCCTATTGCAGTGCTGATTTGCACGAATACAGCCGTCATCTGGGGCATGTCCCTCTGATTGATCACAATCCTCGCGGCGGACAGAAAGAAGCGTTTGAACCTGCTGATGCCGAGCGTTACAAAATTCGCAGCACCGTAGAACGAACCAATGCCCGCCTGAAGGATGAATTTGGTGGTCGGAATGTGTGGGTGCAAGGTGCGCAAAAAGTTTACAGCCACTTGATGTTTGGGATTTTGGTGTTGAGTGCTGATCAACTGATGCGTGTCTTGTTATAAAGCGACTGGGTTTGAAAAAACACGGGAAGACTGACTGAAAAACAGGAGCAGTCGCATCGGTATGGGTGAAATTTAGCAAAAGTTACGGTAAAACTGAAAAAGCTCAGGTTTCGTTGGTCAAATTGAGTAAAAAATCGGCTGAATATGCGGCGTTCGGTCAATGCTGAAAATTGAGCAACTCAGTTTGTCGGATTTTGCAAGTCGCTCGGTTGCCGCATCCGCATTCCCAACCTTGGGTTAGTGCGGATGCGGGAAACGTTACGCTTTTCCGGCAAAATCCTCTCTGCCACGATTTCCCGCACCGCTGACCAGTGGTTCGCCAGCATCACCGTGGACACCACCTCAAACCACCTCCCGCCTGCCAAAAACCAAGGCACGGTAGGGGTGGATTTGGGCGTATCTGCACTGGCAACCCTATCAACGGGGGAAAAAGTGGTTGGGGCAAAGCCGCATAAAGCCTTGCTTTCCCGCCTAAAACGGCTCTCGCGCAGCCTGTCCCGCAAGGTCAAAAGCAGTGCCAACCGCCACAAGGCGAAGCAGAAGCTGGCAAAACTTCACGCACGTATTGCCAACATTCGCCAAGACAGTTTGCACCAACTCACCACGGATTTGACCCGCCGATTCCACACCATCGGCATTGAAGATTTGAACGTATCGGGCATGGTGAAAAACCGTCATTTATCCCGTGCCATCAGTGACATGGGATTCTTCGAGTTCCGGCGGCAACTGGAATACAAGGCGGAAATGCGGGGTGCGGTGGTCGTGGTGGCTGATCGGTTTTTTGCTTCGAGCAAGACGTGTTCTGCTGCTGGCTGTGAGCATAAAGTGGAGAAGCTGCCACTGTCGGTACGTGAATGGACTTGCCCCGTTTGCGGTGCAGTCCATGACCGTGACGTAAATGCCGCCAAGAATTTAGAAGAATACGCCGTGAGTTACACGGTGTCTGCCTGTGGAGGGGAAGACTCTGGTCTTGGGCGCAAGCCGAAGACGAAACCAGCCCCCGTGAAGCAGGAATTCAACACCATGACTACTTTTAGTTAGCTATAGGTAGATTTGGGTAGGTTTGAAATAACGGTGATTCATCACGCCCTTACAGTTTAGTTGAGCGGTGCTTGCACAATACCTGTACCTACGTCATCTTCTTCACTGTCTGGGTCAAGGGCGGCGTAAGTACCACTGGCGATGAGTTGTGCCATCAAGCTTTGGCTTTCGACACGCCCGGTCATTTCCAATTGGCGTTGCGCCCACAGTGCGGCAACCCCGGCTGCATGGGGTGTTGCCATGCTCGTGCCATCCATGCTGGTCAATTTATCGCTTCCCGCTTCAGCAGAGAGAATGTCAACCCCTGGAGCGCTAATATCGGCTTGGTTATTGGAGAATTCAGCAATCTTCAAGCCTTTGTCGGATTCGCCAAGCGCCCCAACCGCGATAATGCCAGTGCCTGCGGCAGGTGGTGCCACTGAAATTTCGTATTTGGGGCGATTGCTTTCATTACCGGAGGCCGCAACAATGATTGCGCCCTGTCCGAACGTGCTGTATGCCTGTACGAAACGTGCCAGTTCGGTGAATAAGTTAACGTTGGCCCGGTATTCTTCCAGTGCCATGGAGGTGGCAGGGTTAACGTTCATGTTTTCCTGTTGAACCAGCCAGTCCACATAACCGGGGAAGTCGATTCCGACCGACATTGAAATGACGTGTGCCCCTTCGTGCAGTGCCCATTGGATCGCTTTTGCAAGAGTAGCTGAGGTGCCACCGCCTTCACCCAGCACTTTGCCGATCAATGCACGTTCGATATTGCGGGCAATGCCAATGCGCGTACCGTTAACGTCCTGTCCAAAAATGGTTCCGGCGCAGTGTGTGCCATGGCCATTGAGGTCGTTGGGTTCTTCGGTGGTGAAGTTTTGCTGTACCAGTGCCATGCCTGCAAAAGCAGGGTGATGTGGGTCGATACCCGTATCCAGCACCGCCACGCTGATGCCAGTGCCGTCAAAACGTGATTCGGGAGCACGCACCGCTTTGACTCCCCACGTTGCGGTGGTGTCAAGGGGAGGGGAGGGAGGTGTGTCCGTAGCCTGCCGTCTGACCGGGGCAATGAGTTTGAGCGGCATTGGCATCGCAATCGCACGGGTACGCGGGTCACGGCGTAGATCGTTGCGTTCCCGTTTGGTCAGATCGGCTTCTTCCAGTTTGATGGTGGCAGGTGGGCGGGAAAAGGTATTCACCCCTGCGCCCCGCGTTCCCATATCGCCACGGGTGGGTGAAGAGATTTCCCGGCTACGTAAAATAATGTATTTTTCTGTACTCATTGTAATTTCCCCGCTTGTTCTGAGTGTGATGCAGAATACCTACTAACTATAGTCGGCTTTGGGATTGCCAGCCTGTAATTTTTATGCAGTCTGAGTAACTTCAACAGCAACTTACTGTGTGCTGTGGCAAAATAGCAACTATGCAAACCGAATTGCCCAATTTTGATCCCAAAGACTTCCTCAAGACCGCCCCCCACAAACCGGGCGTATATCGG contains:
- a CDS encoding transposase gives rise to the protein MIISHKIRLDPNHKQATYLAKAAGTARFAYNWALAEWQTQYAAWKDDNTQPKPNQMGLRRQLNAIKREQFPWMLEVTKNAPQMAIIQLGAAFKNFFAGRAKYPQFKKKGKSRDSFTLTNDQFSLDG
- a CDS encoding IS66 family transposase; this encodes MNDLTITTDFTDIALPTDLAASQQLNRDLLTLVVALQARVKRLEAELTELKERLNDSSSNSSNPPSRDTPEQRAQRERKPKSALKRGGQPGHSKHERALVEESRLDAIQHYYPEGCCRCGGHLAMETTPSQRHQVFDLPEVAYHVTEHRLYAGTCTCCGKRQVAELPEDVPSGQMGAGLISWITLMNGACRLSTRQIQLLLEEQWQLSFSSGAISEATAPVSGWLAPLYAQAGEAVRSSPVVNADETSHYRGREREWLWVMCSPQVVYFMTHYSRGKGAADELLGAFDGILVTDQHGGYNHHPTERRQLCWAHIIRKFKKMAQRYGRAGILGKRLLRLARLIVHLHNRRLAGAYADRLYRQRMDKLREAFRQTLLAGSGLRQAQHPDKPTKTANQCQRLLDDELMLWTFLRHPGVPLTNNAAERAIRPYVIWRKTSFFSQSFRGDQFRPLILTIVETCKRLGVSAYRIIRQACQQALTKKPVTVRLPIPPPQVLNPVTGFLAA
- a CDS encoding RNA-guided endonuclease TnpB family protein, giving the protein MRETLRFSGKILSATISRTADQWFASITVDTTSNHLPPAKNQGTVGVDLGVSALATLSTGEKVVGAKPHKALLSRLKRLSRSLSRKVKSSANRHKAKQKLAKLHARIANIRQDSLHQLTTDLTRRFHTIGIEDLNVSGMVKNRHLSRAISDMGFFEFRRQLEYKAEMRGAVVVVADRFFASSKTCSAAGCEHKVEKLPLSVREWTCPVCGAVHDRDVNAAKNLEEYAVSYTVSACGGEDSGLGRKPKTKPAPVKQEFNTMTTFS
- a CDS encoding S8 family serine peptidase, giving the protein MSTEKYIILRSREISSPTRGDMGTRGAGVNTFSRPPATIKLEEADLTKRERNDLRRDPRTRAIAMPMPLKLIAPVRRQATDTPPSPPLDTTATWGVKAVRAPESRFDGTGISVAVLDTGIDPHHPAFAGMALVQQNFTTEEPNDLNGHGTHCAGTIFGQDVNGTRIGIARNIERALIGKVLGEGGGTSATLAKAIQWALHEGAHVISMSVGIDFPGYVDWLVQQENMNVNPATSMALEEYRANVNLFTELARFVQAYSTFGQGAIIVAASGNESNRPKYEISVAPPAAGTGIIAVGALGESDKGLKIAEFSNNQADISAPGVDILSAEAGSDKLTSMDGTSMATPHAAGVAALWAQRQLEMTGRVESQSLMAQLIASGTYAALDPDSEEDDVGTGIVQAPLN